The sequence below is a genomic window from Lolium perenne isolate Kyuss_39 chromosome 4, Kyuss_2.0, whole genome shotgun sequence.
agaccgctatccagcatgcatctatgcctaaaaagtccaccttcaggttatcatccgaacccctccaaagattaagttgctaacaacagacaattgcattaagtattgcgtgtaatgtaattagtgactacatccttgaacatagcaccaatgttttatccctagtggcaacaacacatccataaccttagaggttcttatcacccctccagattcacggagacatgaacccactatcgagcataaatactccctcttggagttactagcatcaacttggccagagcatctactaataacggagagcatgcaagatcataaacaacacatagacataactttgataatcaacataacaagtattctctattcatcggatcccaacaaacgcaacatatagaattacagatagatgatcttgatcatgttaggcagctcacaagatccgacaattaagcacaatggggagaagacaaccatctagctactgctatggacccatagtccaggggtagactactcacacatcactccggaggcgaccatggcggcgtagagtcctccgggagatgattcccctctccgacagggtgccggaggcgatctcctgaatcccccgagatgggatcggcggcggcggcgtctctggaaggttttccgtatcgtggctctcggtattgggggtttcgcgacggaggctttaagtaggcggaagggtaggtcaggaggcggcacgaggggcccacaccacagggccgcgcggccaaggggggggccgcgccgccctagggtgtggccacctcgtggccccactccgtctcctcttcggacttctggaagcttcgtggcaaaataggaccctgggcgttgatttcgtccaattccgagaatatttcgttactaggatttctgaaaccaaaaacagcagaaaacaaagaatcggcacttcggcatcttgttaataggttagttccagaaaatgcacgaatatgacataaagtgtgcataaaacatgtagataacatcaataatgtggcatggaacataagaaattatcgatacgttggagacgtatcagcatccccaagcttagttacgtcattccgagcaggtaaaacgataacaaagataatttctggagtgacatgccatcataaccttgatcatactatttgtaaagcatatgtagtgaatgcagcgatcaaaacaatgtatatgacatgagtaaacaagtgaatcataaagcaaagacttttcatgaatagtacttcaagacaacatcaataagtcttgcataagagttaactcataaagcaataattcatagtaaaagcattgaagcaacacaaaggaagattaagtttcagcggttgctttcaactcataacatgtatatctcatggatattgtcaacatagagtaatataataagtgcaataagtaagtatgtaggaatcaatgcacagttcacacaagtgtttgcttcttgaggtggagagaaataggtaaactgactcaacaatgaaagtaaaagaatggtcctccatagaggaaaagcatcgattgatatatttgtgctagagctttgattttgaaaacatgaaacaattttgtcaacggtagtaataaagcatatgtatcatgtaaattatatcttacaagttgcaagcctcatgcatagtatactaatagtgcccgcaccttgtcctaattagcttggactaccggatcatcacaatgcacatgttttaaccaagtgtcacaaaggggtacctctatgccgcctgtacaaaggtctaaggagaaagctcgcattggatttctcgctattgattattctcaacttagacatccataccgggacaacatagacaacagatagtggactcctcttttatgcataagcatgtaacaacaattaataattttctcatatgagattgaggatatatgtccaaaactgaaacttccaccatggatcatggctttagttagcggcccaatgttcttctctaacaatatgcatgcttaaccataaggtggtagatcgctcttacttcagacaagacgaacatgcatagcaactcacatgaaattcaacaaagaatagttgatggcgtccccagtgaacatggttatcgcacaacaagcaacttaataagagataaagtgcataagtacatattcaataccacaatagtttttaagctatttgtcccatgagctatatattgcaaaggtgaatgatggaattttaaaggtagcactcaagcaatttactttggaatggcggaaaataccatgtagtaggtaggtatggtggacacaaatggcatagtggttggctcaagtattttggatgcatgagaggtaatccctctcgatacaaggtttaggctagcaaggtttatttgaaacaaacacaaggatgaactggtgcagcaaaactcacataaaagacatattgtaaatattataagactctacaccgtcttccttgttgttcaaactcaatactagaaattatctagaccttagagagaccaaatatgcaaaccaaattttagcatgctctatgtatttcttcattaatgggtgcaaagtatatgatgcaagagcttaaacatgagcacaacaattgccaagtatcacattacccaagacatttatagcaattactacatgtatcattttccaattccaaccatataacaatttaacgaagaagaaacttcgccatgaatactatgagtagaaactaaggacatacttgtccatatgctacagaggagcgtgtctctctcccacaaagtgaatgctaggatccattttattcaaacaaaacaaaaacaaaaacaaaccgacgctccaagcaaagcacataagatgtgatggaataaaaatatagtttcaggggaggaacctgataatgttgtcgatgaagaaggggatgccttgggcatccccaagcttagacgcttgagtcttcttgatatatgcaggggtgaaccaccggggcatccccaagcttagagctttcactctccttgatcatattgtatcatctccctctcttgatcattgaaaacttcctccacaccaaacttagaacaactcattagagggttagtgacaataaaaattaacatgttcagaggtgacacaatcattcttaacacttctggacattgcataaagctactgaacattaatggatcaaagaaattcatccaacatagcaaaagaggcaatgcgaaataaaaggcagaatctgtcaaaatagaacagttcgtattgacgaattttatcgaggcaccagacttgctcaaatgaaaatgctcaaattgaatgaaagttgcgtacatatctgaggatcactcacgtaaattggcataattttatgagttacctacagagaaaacagcccagattcgtgacagcaaagaaatctgtttctgcgcagtaatccaaatctagtatgaacttttctatcaacgactttacttggcacaacaaaacactaaactaagataaggagaggttgctacagtagtaaacaacttccaagacacaaaataaaaaccaagtactgtaggtaaaaacatgggttgtctcccataagcgcttttctttaacgcctttcagctaggcgcagaaagtgtgtatcaagtattatcaagagacgaagtgtcaacatcataatttgttctaataatagaatcaaaaggtaacttcattctctttctagggaagtgttccatacctttcttgagaggaaattgatattttatattaccttcctccatatcaatgatagcaccaacggttcgaagaaaaggtcttcccaatataatgggacaagatgcattgcattcaatatccaagacaacaaaatcaacggggacaaggttattgttaacggtaatgcgaacattatcaactttccccaaaggtttctttgtagaatgatcagcaagattaacatccaaataacaatttttcagcggtggcaagtcaagcatattataaattttcttaggcataacagaaatacttgcaccaagatcacataaagcattacaatcaaaatctttaaccttcatcttaatgatgggctcccaaccatcctctagctttttaggaatagaggcttcgcgctctagtttctcttctctagcttttatgagagcatttgtaatatgttgcgtgaaagccaaatttatagcactagcattaggacttttagcaagtgtttgcaagaactttataacttcagagatgtggcaatcatcaaaattcaaaccattataatctaaagcaatgggatcatcatccccaatgttggaaaaaatttcagtagctttatcacatgcagtttcagcagttttagcagcttcaggcagtttctcgcgctttgcattagaagtggaaatattgctaacaccaattcttttattattaatagtaggaggtgcagcaacatgtgtagcattagcattactagtggtggtaatagtccaaactttagctacattcttctctttagctagtttttcattttcttctctatcccacctagcacgcaattcagccattaatcttatattctcattaattctaacttggatggcatttgctgtagtaacaattttattttcaatatccctattaggcataactttcgatttcaaaagatctacatcagcagcaagactatcgactttagaagcaagtatatcaattttcccaagcttttcttcaacagatttgttaaaagcagtttgtgtactaataaattctttaagcatggcttcaagtccagggggtgaactcctattattgttgtaagaattcccataagaattagcataaccgttaccattattataagtatatggcctatagttattactagaattgttccgataagcattgttgttgaaattattatttttaatgaaattcacatcaacatgttcttcttgtgcaaccaatgaagctaatggaacattattaggatcaaaattagtcctatcattcacaagcatagacataatagcatcaatcttatcactcaaggaagaggttgcttcgacagaatttaccttcttaccttgtggagctctttccgtgtgccattcagagtagttgatcatcatattatcaagaagctttgttgcttcaccaagagtgatggacataaaggtacctccagcagctgaattcaataaattccgcgaagaaaaatttagtcctgcatagaaggtttcgatgatcatccaagtagtcagtccatgggttgggcaatttttaaccaaagatttcattctttcccatgcttgtgcaacatgttcagtatctaattggttaaaattcattatgctactcctcaaagatataattttagcagggggataatatctaccaataaaagcatccttgcatttagtccatgaatcaatactattcttaggcagagatagcaaccaatctttagctcttcctcttaatgagaaagggaacaattttagtttaataatatcaccttctacatctttatatttttgcatttcacacaattcaacaaaattattgagatgggcagcagcatcatcagaactaacaccagaaaattgctctcgcataacaagattcagtaaagcaggtttaatttcaaagaattctgctgtagtagcaggtggagcaattggtgtgcataagaaatcattattattagtggttgtgaagtcacacaacttagtattttcaggggtagccattttagcaacagtaaataaagcaaactagataaagtaaatgcaagtaactaatttttttgtatttttgatatagcaaacaagatagcaaataaagtaaaactagcaactaatttttttgtattttgatttagtgcagcaaacaaagtagtaaataaaactaagcaagacaaaaacaaagtaaagagattgggaagtggagactccccttgcagcgtgtcttgatctccccggcaacggcgccagaaaaagagcttgatggcgtgtaactcacacgttcgttgggaaccccaagaggaaggtatgatgcgcacagcagcaagttttccctcagaaagaaaccaaggtttatcgaaccaggaggagccaagaagcacgttgaaggttgatggcggcgggatgtagtgcggcgcaacaccagggattccggcgccaacgtggaacctgcacaacacaaccaaagtactttgccccaacgaaacagtgaggttgtcaatctcaccggcttgctgtaacaaaggattaaccgtattgtgtggaagatgattgtttgcagaaaacaagagaacaagattgcaaagagattgtatttcagtatagagaattggacgggggtccacagttcactagaggtgtctctctcataagataaacagcatgttgggtgaacaaattacagttgggcaattgacaaataaagagggcatgaccatgcacatacatattatgatgagtattgtgagatttaattgggcattacaacaaagtacatagaccgctatccagcatgcatctatgcctaaaaagtccaccttcaggttatcatccgaaccccctccagtattaagttgctaacaacagacaattgcattaagtattgcgcgtaatgtaattagtgactacatccttgaacatagcaccaatgttttatccctagtggcaacagcacatccataaccttagaggttcttgtcacccctccagattcacggagacatgaacccactatcgagcataaatactccctcttggagttactagcatcaacttggccagagcatctactaataacggagagcatgcaagatcataaacaacacatagacataactttgataatcaacataacaagtattctctattcatcggatcccaacaaacgcaacatatagaattacagatagatgatcttgatcatgttaggcagctcacaagatccgacaattaagcacaatggggagaagacaaccatctagctactgctatggacccatagtccaggggtagactactcacacatcactccggaggcgaccatggcggcgtagagtcctccgggagatgattcccctctccggcagggtgccggaggcgatctcctgaatcccccgagatgggatcggcggcggcggcgtctctggaaggttttccgtatcgtggctctcggtactgggggtttcacgacggaggctttaagtaggcggaagggtaggtcaggaggcggcacgaggggcccacaccacagggccgcgcggccaagggggggccgcgccgccctagggtgtggccacctcgtggccccacttcgtctcctcttcggacttctggaagcttcgtggcaaaataggaccctgggcgttgatttcgtccaattccgagaatatttcgttactaggatttctgaaaccaaaaacagcagaaaacaaagaatcggcacttcggcatcttgttaataggttagttccagaaaatgcacgaatatgacataaagtgtgcataaaacatgtagataacatcaataatgtggcatggaacataagaaattatcgatacgttggagacgtatcataccctTGCTAAACATAGCTGAAGACTTTGTTGCATTTATCATCTGTCCTGAGCTTGCTTCATATAGGGCAAGAACTTGCTGCAAGCTCTCTGCATTTCGGGCATTGGCCTTCATAACAATCAACGAATCATCTGCAGCGAACAAATGATTAATTGACGGTGCACCTTGACACAACCGCACCCCTTCAATATCTCCATTTTCGTTTGCCCTCTTCAGCAGAACCTACAGCCCCTCCGTGCATAGAATAAAGAGGTAAGGTGACAGAGGATCACCCTGGCGTAGTCCCCTCTCTGGCACGAAAGGATCCATCAAATTCCTATTGACTTTCACCCTATACTTGACCGATTTGACACACTTCATCACCAACTCTATCCATGTCGGGGCGAAACCCATTCTAGCCATCATGCCACAAGAAACTCCACTCTACCCTGTCATATGctttgctcatatctaacttaacGCCACCAGACCATCTCTCCCTCCTTTCTTGCGATGCATCATATGTGTAATCTCATAAGCCAACAGAACATTGTCAGTAATCATCCTCCCAGGTACAAAAGTTGATTGAGTCGATGAAATAATGTGTGGCAGAATTATCTTCAATCTATTCGCCAGCACTTTAGATATAATCTTATACAACACATTGCAAAGGCTAATTGGTCGGAATTGTGTAACTCTTTCAGGGTCTTTCACCTTGGGAATCAACACAATTGTCGTCTCATTCCAGCCCTCCGGCATTGAACCCCCATTAAGCACATCAAGAACTTCCTTTTGCACACTTGGCCCAATCATCTACCAAAAGCGTTTATAGAATACCGCTGGCATGCCGTCCGGGCCTGGAGCCTTAAGATCACCGATAGAATCGAGTGCTTATTTGACTTCATTCCCCGAGAACTCTCGTATCAATGAGTTATTCATATCCTATGTGACAGAGGTTGGTACATGGTGGAGGAGATCATCATTTGGTGTACCTACAGAAGACATGAACAAACTTTTGTAGTGATTAGTGATATAAGACCCTATCTCCTCTTCGGACTCCACTACTCCTCCTTCCTCCCTCCTCAACCTCCTTATCATATTTGTTTTGCGTCTTTCCGAGGCAACTGCATGGAAATAGCTTGTATTATGATCGCCAAACTTCAGCCAGTTTGCGTGTGCTCGCTGTTGCCAGAAGGTGTTATGCTGATCTTCCAATCTGCCCAGCTTAAAACGAAGCACATGCTCCCGGGAAATATTTTGCTTGTTGATCGGCTTCCTTCTACACTCCTCTAAGGCCTTTTTTGCTTTCTTAATTCTGTTCTTTAACTCCCCCAAGACCTCTTTATCCCACAACCAAAGTTTCCTCCCCACTTGCTTCACCTGCTCCGCCACCAGACACTCCCCCTCCTGAAAAGCAGCATTCCATGCCTCCTCAACAACTTCTACACACTCCTCCTCCTGTAGCCAGGGTGCTTCGAACATGAAAACCTGCTCCTCTCCATAACGACGGCTTGGCATGGCCGTAACTGGCCTATGATCCGAATGGCGTTGATCCCCGTTTATTATTTTGTACAAGGGGAACAAACACCTCCATTGTACATTCTTCACCGCCCGATCCAACCTCTCCCTGATATATCCTTCAGCCATATGCCAGTTATTCCTCCACGTGAACACATCTCCTACAAAACCCAGGTCATTCAGATTTGTATCCTCCAACGCCCTCCTAAACGCATCCATACATCCCGGGGCCCGAGCCGGCCCTCCCTCCTTTTCATGCGCAAACAGAATTTTGTTGAAATCACCCATGCACATCCACGACAGATCTGCTTGGCTATGCAATGTACGCAGGAGTTTCCATGTGTTCTCCTTCATTCCTTGCTTTGATTCACCGTAAATAACCGTAAATCTCCATTTTGTTCCATTATCCTCTTCTATGTCCACATCAATGTGATACCTCCCCTTCCATCTCAAACTAACATCCACTTCATTCTTCCAAAACAAAGCTAGTCCCCCACTCCTCCCTTTGCACTCCACCACGATCATATTTGGCATTTTCAGAAGCCATCTGAACTTCTCCATCTCTTTCTCTGTCAACTTTGTTTCCGACAGAAAAAGAATGGCGGGCTCTTCCGCCTTCACCAGATCCAGAAGGCCATTCACCGCCGGCTGGTTCCCAAGCCCCCGGCAGTATTGGGATGAAATGATCAAAAACAATGATAGAGTTAATTGGGCTATGATAGATCTCTTAACCGACGCCATCAGAGATTGGGTGGTTCGAGAAATTCCTTGCATGGGTAAACAGTTTACTTGGACCAATAAACTGTAAGATTCTCTATGGCGTGTGCTAGGTTGAAGTAGAAAGTTTTAagagagaattccttatttgacCTGGGCTGAAGTTTGCCTTCCTTTCTTGGCCCTGGCAAAAAAAATCTTCCTTTTATGACAAGTAAAGTTTGGTTGGTTCCTTATTTGGCCCTCTAGTACAACTCAAGCACTAACAGTGTTAAGTACATGTCTAAGATGACACTTTTGCCCCTGCTGCAACATTTTATCAGATTTTAAGAAATTCAAAATTTTGACAGAACTTCCCCTATAACTAGATGCCATAAACAGTTCATATATATATAATGTCAAACACAACATGTACCAGTTCTAAAACTATAGAAATCCATAGATATCACCACCAGGGGACACATGCATCACACGCATGGTCACATACATGATGCCAAGTTCACAAAAGATGTCACATGGTCACATAAATGATGCCAAATTCACAAAAGATGGCACAGTACAAGTGCACACATTACAAGTTCCATACAAACGGCTCCACATTTCAGAATCACAAGCTTAGCCTTCTTTTGCTTCTTGTGCTCATTGCAGGGCTAGCACTGTTAATTCTTTTGCTTCCTGTACCCATTGATGGGCTGTCAAATGGCACCATAAATTTTTGTAACATGCTCTTTCTTATTTTGCTCGATGGAAAGCGGCACAAGTTGATTTGAGCATGTTTCTGATCTGTAGTTATGCATGTGCAACATTAGTCATTTGAGAGCAATTATAGGGCTGGAAAGTGTAAATTGAAATAGAAACAATACCTCTTCGATCCTCCAAATTCATATTTAGCCTTTTTCCCCTTGTTGCTACTTGTGCCCTCCAAGCTTTTCCTATGCATAGAAGAAAGCATGTAGTATAGCAACATGTTTTACTGTAAACTAATTTAAATTTTCAGAAGTAGTTGCAATTACCTTTTTGATGCAGAAGCACTAGATTTTGcttcttttccctttttctttgttGTAGTTTCCAAGCTAAGGCTACTGTGAGAATAAGCTACTTAGAATTCAAACTCACAATTCATGTAATAATTAGTGCAAGTGTAGAAATTCTAACCTTGGTGGGAAACACATCCTTGTTGGTGCTCCATCGTCGCACGGCACAATGGATGATTCAGCTGTTTTGATGGTCGTTTTCTTCCTCTTTGGTGGTTCTCTAAATCAGCAACAAGAAAATTAGTTTACAAAATATAGCGTTGTTTACAAATATATAATAATGCAAGAACATGAAATAAATATCAATCCTTTTTACCTAACAGCCATCATTGCAGCAATGTCATCCGGGTTGCCCTTCTTACAGTTGTGCCAATGATGCCCATAATCCTTGCAAATAGGGCACAAATGTTTGCCTCTTTTACTTTTCTTGTCGCCGCAACCTTTGTACCTCTCAGTTTTAGGCCTACCAGCTGTAGCCTTTAGTAATGGTGGATGCATGAAGAATCCATGGTCAGATTTAGGCCACTGACTCTTGTCGGGCATAGCAGGGATTAGTTGGGCATAAGCTGCTCTAAATGTGTCAACGGAGTAATACGAGTCGACATAGTTCTTTATGTGTGCATCACTTAGTGAGGTGATGAAGGCAAGAGCATGTTTGCAAGGAAGGCCAGAAACTTGCCATTGTCTGCAAGAACATGTCCTCTCTTGCAAGTTGACAACAAACCTAAAACCACTACCTCCCAATGCAGTCACTTCAGCCAATATTTCTGAGCTTTCTACCACCTCCAAGTTTAATTCTCTGGTCATTGCATTTAGCCTTTTCATGAGGTGAGGCAGAACCAAAGCATCTAACTTCTTTGCTACTTTTCTTCTTCGGTTCCACATTATCATAATAAGCTGTCTTGCCTTGTCCATGAAATCATCTAAGTTCAATGATTTGTAGTGCTTAATCCAATTATTAAAGCACTCCACCAAGTTGTTGGTTACATAGTCCACCTTGCACAAGGTAGAAAATTGACTCCTGGTCCACAACCTATTGTGCCACTTCCTTATATATGCAGTTGCGGCTGGCTTTATTTCCTCCATTGCAACCCAATGTTTGTCGAATACATACGGGTTCCATGAGTATGTAGCAGCCCAAAGGTGGTCATCAAACACATTCCcatgaaacttcttcttgaaattGCTCACCAAGTGAAACATACATTCTCGATGTTCTGCCTCCGGGAACACTTCCTTCACCCCAGTCATCATTGTCTGCCCAGCATCAGTGCATATGGCTAAACCTAGAGGTGATCCTATGGCATGTCTAAGCAGCAGCATGAACCAGATACAGTTCTCATTAGTTTCGGAGTCAAAAAATCCAAAACAGACCGGATACATCCAATTATGGTCATCAACAGCAGTAGCACTAGCTAGCTGCCCCTTGAACCTGCCTGTCAAGAAGGTGCTGTCCACCGCCAAGTATGGTCTACAGCCAACACGGAACCCCTCTATGCAAGGTTTAAAAGCAACAAATATTCTTCTAAACCCGATGTTACCATTTATAGTATGATGATCGATCTGCACTATGCTACCGGGGCAACaactttcaacttgtgatttaaaTCTATACAAATTATTGAAGCTGCTATATCCCAGTCACCATATAGCTGTTTCAAAGCTAGCAGCTTACCAATATAGACTCTTTTATAGTGAATTTTGATCTTGTAGTGTTCTTTAAGCTTCTTTCGCAATTCATCTGCACCAAGAGTTGCATCTTCAATGAGCCAGTCCTTCACCTTCTCACATATCCAGTGCTTAGTTGCATTTTTcaccttcttttttctttttgtacTGGAACAATCATGATCAAAAGGATTTGTTTTCACCTGCAAAATCAGAATATAAGTAATCAGCTATAATATCAGAATGTAAGTAATTAGATACGTAACAAAAAGATAAGTTCGAAACTTACCACTACAGTACACAAATCATCTGTTGTGGATGCATGTATCCTCCATGGACAATCATCTTCATCTTTTCTTTTACAATGGGCTGTGAACCTATGTGGTGCACTCTTCTCTGTGTTAAACTCAAAATCACGCTTGACTGCATGTTGACGAATGGCCAACTTAAACTCATTCATATTAGGATATGTTGATCCTACGGTCATTGGAGGGTCTTCTCTATCGTACTCAACATTTGGTGCATGGTTTGGCTCATgtacctcctcatcctcctctacTTCGCTCTCATCCTCACTCTCATCCACACTCACATCCTCAGGAAAATAGTTTATGTCCTTCTCTTTATCAGCAAATAGAACCACATTTAAAGGAATAGGTTCTTTATCTGAATACATGTTCTCTTCTTCATCAATACCAACATGCTCATTCTCGGGTATTGGGTTCCGAAGGTAACTATCCTCATCTTGTGATGTCTTGCTGTTCGGTTGGACATACTTAGTGATTGGCGTATATGGTTCAGAGGGATCACAATATTGAATGAACATTTGAACAGACTTTGTCTCCGAGTGTTTCTAAAACAT
It includes:
- the LOC127347607 gene encoding uncharacterized protein, whose translation is MFHLVSNFKKKFHGNVFDDHLWAATYSWNPYVFDKHWVAMEEIKPAATAYIRKWHNRLWTRSQFSTLCKVDYVTNNLVECFNNWIKHYKSLNLDDFMDKARQLIMIMWNRRRKVAKKLDALVLPHLMKRLNAMTRELNLEVVESSEILAEVTALGGSGFRFVVNLQERTCSCRQWQVSGLPCKHALAFITSLSDAHIKNYVDSYYSVDTFRAAYAQLIPAMPDKSQWPKSDHGFFMHPPLLKATAGRPKTERYKGCGDKKSKRGKHLCPICKDYGHHWHNCKKGNPDDIAAMMAVREPPKRKKTTIKTAESSIVPCDDGAPTRMCFPPSSLSLETTTKKKGKEAKSSASASKRKSLEGTSSNKGKKAKYEFGGSKRSETCSNQLVPLSIEQNKKEHVTKIYGAI